A region of the Phaseolus vulgaris cultivar G19833 chromosome 11, P. vulgaris v2.0, whole genome shotgun sequence genome:
TCCTCAACAGGATCTAATGAAGTAGATATTGAGGTAGATTGTGACTCAGATAATGCTTGAGACAATCTACTTTCAAAATCTtcctattaaaatgaaaaataattgttatcATACCAATTAAGgtagatgaaaaaaaaagtttaaaaaaactaacatgAGTCCGCCTTGATCTATCATCAACAAAATCTCCAGTGCTCTTCCGTATATGTGTTTGTTGAAACACTTCATAAACATGGACCGAGCGGCCAAGCTCCTCTGTCTATAAAGAAaacatttcataaattaaaaagataataattaatcatagattaatataaaaaatttatatgaaaatCATACCAAACGAATAGCGTGTTCATGAACACTAATAGATCCTCCAGTGTGCAGACATCCACCTTTTTCAGAAAAACGATTCTTTTTAGCTGTATCACATTTGGATCGATACACAGCCATGTTCCAGTGTTCTTGGAGGCTGTTCCAAACATTATTGCCAATCCATTCTGGTCGTTTACCTTCTTGGCGAGCATCTTTAAACATTTGTGAAAGGGTGTGAGAAGCTTTTGTATGGAaatttttcttaactttttccTCGTCCTCAGCCCTCCAAGTGACCTTCCTCTGCAAAACAACAAGAATCATCAATccaaattgtaaaatataaaatatttaaagggaaTAAAAAACAAGTACCTTAAAACGTTGAAAAAATATATCTCGTTCACCCTTTGGGATTGCCCCCCATGTTGGCCATGGCTCACCAAATTGTTGCTTGATGGTGGCAGTGATGGCCTTTGATGCAATTTTTGATGGATAAAACCTAAATACCAAAACAAAGTTAGTCAAAATTATaagacaataataataaattatataaattgaattttgttaTATTCTTACCCTCCCCCAATAGGCTGAATCAGAGGACGATCACTAGCTGAGAGGACCTCGTCCTCTAAGTTATTCGCTGCAGAAGCTGAGTGCGTCCCTCCAAGATTTGTATATGGGGATGGTGTAATATCTGGTGGGGTTGATGCATTAGAACCAACACGTGGAGATGGTGTTGATGCAATAGCATCTTGTACTGGTGGGGTGGATTGGGTAGCATCTGGTACTGGTGGGGTGGATTGGGTAGCATCTGGTACTGGTGGGGTAGATCCGTGAACTGAAGAAGGAATAAGTGTATTGGGTTGACTTGA
Encoded here:
- the LOC137839145 gene encoding uncharacterized protein; its protein translation is MSSGGFDQPSPSNNQKKGKRNYVIKLLSRFNNQNPSSSQPNTLIPSSVHGSTPPVPDATQSTPPVPDATQSTPPVQDAIASTPSPRVGSNASTPPDITPSPYTNLGGTHSASAANNLEDEVLSASDRPLIQPIGGGFYPSKIASKAITATIKQQFGEPWPTWGAIPKGERDIFFQRFKRKVTWRAEDEEKVKKNFHTKASHTLSQMFKDARQEGKRPEWIGNNVWNSLQEHWNMAVYRSKCDTAKKNRFSEKGGCLHTGGSISVHEHAIRLTEELGRSVHVYEVFQQTHIRKSTGDFVDDRSRRTHEDFESRLSQALSESQSTSISTSLDPVEEERLRSRCWLETVGGRYKGRVYGIGRVDRQDDCVGRYIQETQSSSSNNKANSEEIVELRQHIERMDARFQNFQNFMMQYLPPEAAAAAQQFFQQPNTPPPTQPNQQSDEVQQHHNNHDEQQNSPGEDYNNY